Proteins encoded by one window of Acuticoccus sp. MNP-M23:
- a CDS encoding penicillin acylase family protein produces the protein MATRTRQAFSLAGLAASVVRRTVARPFPELDLEGRLASLPQAAHTLKEPIDIRWNAQHVPMVQAKSMRDAAVGLGMVHGHLRLAQMEVMRRAAFGIVSEVAGKAALELDQLLRLLDFPRATEASLAMMPAETRDWIDGFAEGITTIAFETPPPPEFEIFGIRPSPFIAEDLFAISRLCSADYSWKVWRTLNALRQEDDWAEMWADLIGVAAVADEDIPYGAEQLDEMLPTAFTRGSNCYAVDGTRTATGKPMLACDPHLMIATPQPWLIAGFEVPDLTVWGLMVPALPIFGAGRNGHGAWGGTNLHATSSELVNVADEDVETEEIIIPLRGKRRVKRKHRQSTLGPIISDAKPFRMPAETVALHWLGHRPSDEYTPFLDLMRAENWDQFESAVDGYALPGLNMLWAGNEGGIGKMIGAHVPRRPLATPKDMVVSRKVAEDHWRDLVTGRDLPKVVNPACGFISSANEEPKDPEVTISLFFSAPTRVERIAALIGDRQDLTLQDFRTFHADVYLAPAHTLASALAVVARDVRPDARVTAALADWDGRYEASSAGALAFELVAKPLIDSLDFVSEKRRATPYWRPFARLTNLTDHATPEELATALAKAIDSAEPLLERHRTWGRIHRLRLAHPLTKLPWVGSRLPTIDLPTGGSNDTLMKSMHPFTQKVHGTNFAANARFLADLSDPDETYACLLGGQDGWPGSRTMFDMVGPWRRSDYVRLPMTAAGLDADFAHVTRIETGAPDA, from the coding sequence ATGGCCACCCGGACCCGGCAGGCTTTCAGCCTGGCAGGTCTCGCCGCGTCCGTCGTCCGCCGCACGGTCGCCCGCCCGTTCCCGGAGCTTGATCTGGAGGGGCGCCTCGCCTCCCTCCCCCAGGCCGCCCACACCCTGAAAGAACCCATCGATATCCGGTGGAACGCGCAGCACGTGCCGATGGTGCAGGCTAAGTCGATGCGCGATGCCGCCGTGGGGCTCGGGATGGTTCACGGCCACCTGCGTCTGGCACAGATGGAGGTGATGCGCCGCGCCGCGTTCGGCATCGTCTCCGAAGTGGCCGGCAAGGCCGCGCTGGAGCTTGACCAGCTTCTCCGCCTTCTCGACTTTCCGCGCGCCACCGAGGCGTCACTCGCGATGATGCCGGCGGAAACCCGAGACTGGATCGACGGGTTTGCCGAAGGCATCACCACAATTGCGTTCGAGACGCCGCCGCCGCCCGAGTTCGAGATTTTCGGCATCCGCCCCAGCCCCTTCATTGCGGAGGATCTGTTTGCCATCTCGCGCCTCTGCTCGGCGGACTATTCGTGGAAGGTGTGGCGCACGCTGAATGCGCTTCGTCAGGAAGACGACTGGGCCGAGATGTGGGCCGACCTCATCGGCGTTGCCGCCGTTGCCGACGAAGACATTCCCTATGGCGCCGAGCAGCTGGACGAGATGCTGCCCACCGCGTTCACCCGCGGCAGCAACTGCTACGCCGTGGACGGCACGCGCACGGCCACGGGCAAGCCGATGCTCGCCTGCGATCCGCACCTGATGATCGCAACGCCGCAGCCCTGGCTGATTGCCGGGTTCGAGGTGCCGGACCTCACCGTCTGGGGCCTGATGGTGCCGGCTCTCCCCATCTTCGGCGCAGGCCGCAACGGGCACGGCGCCTGGGGCGGCACCAACCTGCACGCCACGTCGTCAGAGCTGGTGAACGTGGCCGACGAGGACGTGGAAACCGAAGAGATCATCATCCCCTTGCGCGGCAAGCGGCGCGTCAAGCGCAAGCACCGCCAGAGCACGCTGGGGCCGATCATTTCGGACGCGAAGCCGTTCCGCATGCCCGCCGAAACCGTGGCGCTGCATTGGCTCGGCCATCGCCCCAGCGACGAATACACCCCGTTCCTCGACCTGATGCGCGCAGAGAACTGGGACCAGTTCGAGAGTGCGGTGGACGGCTACGCGCTCCCGGGCCTCAACATGCTGTGGGCCGGCAACGAGGGCGGCATCGGCAAGATGATCGGCGCCCATGTGCCGCGCCGCCCGCTTGCCACACCCAAGGACATGGTGGTGAGCCGCAAGGTTGCCGAAGACCACTGGCGCGATCTCGTCACCGGGCGGGACCTGCCCAAGGTGGTGAACCCTGCCTGCGGTTTCATTTCCAGCGCAAACGAAGAGCCGAAGGACCCCGAAGTCACCATCAGCCTCTTCTTCTCCGCGCCCACCCGCGTGGAGCGGATTGCCGCGCTGATCGGCGACCGGCAGGACCTCACCTTGCAGGACTTCCGAACCTTCCACGCCGATGTCTATCTCGCCCCGGCCCACACGCTCGCCAGCGCGCTTGCGGTCGTTGCGCGGGATGTGCGGCCGGACGCCAGGGTGACCGCGGCGCTTGCCGATTGGGACGGGCGGTACGAGGCCAGCTCCGCGGGCGCGCTCGCCTTCGAACTGGTGGCGAAACCGCTGATCGACAGCCTGGATTTCGTCTCAGAGAAGCGGCGTGCAACGCCCTACTGGCGCCCGTTCGCGCGGCTGACCAACCTCACCGACCACGCGACGCCCGAAGAGCTTGCCACGGCTCTGGCAAAGGCCATCGACAGCGCGGAGCCCCTCCTGGAGCGTCATCGCACCTGGGGCCGCATTCACCGGCTGCGTCTGGCGCATCCGCTCACCAAACTCCCCTGGGTCGGCAGCCGCCTTCCCACAATTGATCTGCCTACGGGCGGCTCGAACGACACGCTGATGAAGTCCATGCACCCGTTCACCCAGAAGGTTCATGGCACCAATTTTGCCGCCAACGCGCGCTTCCTTGCCGACCTTTCGGACCCCGACGAGACGTATGCCTGCCTTCTTGGCGGGCAGGACGGCTGGCCGGGCTCGCGCACCATGTTCGACATGGTCGGCCCATGGCGGCGGAGCGACTATGTGCGTCTGCCGATGACCGCAGCCGGGCTGGACGCCGATTTCGCGCACGTCACCCGGATCGAGACTGGCGCCCCCGATGCTTGA
- a CDS encoding GH3 auxin-responsive promoter family protein: protein MLDATPFLRAYASLRSQKLARKSAAEHQAQTLRKLVWHAQNTKFGQDHNFAEIRSVADYQASVPLRSFEDFRRDYFAASFPLLDDVTWPGRIPYFAASSGTSSGRTKHIPISAEMIRSNSRAGTDLLAHHVRWKKDSDVLGGKSFMLGGSVGMEDLGEGVMSGDLSGIARLNNPRWSAPYVFPNIEEALEADWENKIDRLARLSLDEKIHCIAGTPSWLLLFFERLRAVTDAGKNVKAFYPALDLMVYGGMSFAPYRDIFAEWFPDDDVDWREVYSASEGFVASADRGIDDGMRLNLDIGLFFEFVPIAEWDDPNPTRYWIGNAPPGEYGLILSTCAGLWAYKIGDVVELMDADPPRVKVTGRTSYYLSAFGEHLSGHELEAGVLAAAREIGRNVSEFSVMPLYPGEARSKGQHLFVVELDETPDAGDAARFTKALDAALAAGNEDYEVHRAGDVQLLPPDVAFVAAGGFADWMRARGKLGGQNKVPRVLVDGDVRESLLNFAQEKRVQF, encoded by the coding sequence ATGCTTGATGCAACTCCGTTCCTGCGCGCCTACGCCTCGCTGCGCAGCCAGAAACTTGCCCGCAAGAGCGCTGCGGAACATCAGGCCCAAACGCTGCGCAAGCTCGTCTGGCACGCCCAGAACACGAAGTTCGGGCAGGACCACAACTTCGCCGAAATCCGCTCCGTGGCCGATTATCAGGCGAGCGTCCCCTTGCGCAGTTTCGAGGATTTCCGGCGGGACTATTTTGCAGCGTCCTTTCCGCTGCTGGATGACGTGACGTGGCCGGGCCGCATCCCGTATTTTGCCGCATCGTCCGGCACCTCGTCCGGCCGAACCAAGCATATCCCCATATCGGCCGAGATGATCCGCTCCAATTCCCGCGCAGGGACGGACCTTCTGGCCCACCACGTCCGCTGGAAGAAGGACAGCGACGTTCTGGGCGGCAAGAGCTTCATGCTGGGCGGTTCGGTGGGGATGGAGGACCTTGGCGAAGGGGTGATGAGCGGCGACCTTTCGGGCATCGCCCGGCTCAACAACCCACGCTGGTCCGCGCCATACGTGTTCCCCAACATCGAAGAAGCGCTTGAGGCGGACTGGGAAAACAAGATCGACCGGCTGGCGCGCCTTTCGCTGGACGAGAAGATCCACTGCATTGCCGGCACGCCAAGCTGGCTCCTCCTTTTCTTCGAGAGGCTGCGCGCTGTCACCGACGCAGGCAAGAACGTGAAGGCGTTCTACCCCGCCCTCGACCTGATGGTGTACGGCGGGATGAGCTTCGCGCCCTACCGGGATATTTTTGCCGAGTGGTTTCCGGACGACGACGTGGACTGGCGCGAGGTCTATTCCGCCAGCGAAGGCTTCGTGGCGAGTGCGGACAGGGGCATCGATGACGGGATGCGCCTCAACCTCGACATCGGCCTCTTCTTCGAGTTCGTGCCCATCGCCGAATGGGACGACCCGAACCCCACCCGCTACTGGATCGGCAACGCCCCGCCGGGCGAGTACGGGCTGATCCTGTCCACCTGCGCCGGCCTCTGGGCCTACAAGATCGGCGATGTGGTCGAGCTGATGGACGCCGATCCGCCGCGGGTGAAGGTGACGGGCCGCACGTCCTACTACCTCAGTGCCTTTGGTGAGCACCTGTCCGGCCACGAGCTGGAGGCCGGGGTTCTGGCAGCCGCCCGCGAAATCGGCCGCAACGTCTCGGAATTTTCGGTCATGCCGCTTTATCCGGGCGAAGCGCGCAGCAAGGGCCAGCACCTGTTTGTGGTAGAGCTGGACGAGACGCCGGACGCTGGCGATGCCGCACGTTTCACCAAGGCACTCGACGCCGCGCTTGCCGCCGGCAACGAGGACTACGAGGTGCACCGCGCTGGCGATGTTCAGCTGTTGCCGCCCGACGTGGCCTTCGTCGCTGCCGGCGGATTTGCCGACTGGATGCGGGCTCGCGGCAAGCTCGGCGGGCAAAACAAGGTGCCACGGGTGCTGGTGGACGGGGACGTCAGGGAAAGTTTGTTGAACTTTGCACAAGAGAAACGCGTTCAGTTCTAG
- a CDS encoding dienelactone hydrolase family protein, which produces MDDVKYAKVHIPTANPFVLNDFKLGETPALLKAELYLPATAKPPFPAVVVNEGLGGVKHARERRYGRFLAQNGCAALVVDSFGTRGYGKAPHPIRAINVTESMMLADAFGSLTWLAAREDVDSQRISNIGFSYGGMICILTAYEQMRRHFVAGDEKFASHVSYYGPTVPRLVDYTTTGAPIAILNGKLDQNFSPERLELIVEDLQNGGSAVENMVFDNVYHQWDSDDHERRFDRFNIQNLKTRIDPDNQIISERSGNVIRGFTSRLALIARAVSLSGFHLKRDAEIMAKTDALLLRYLKIRADETTPVGATPSKDHPEASEHLPPAGPTEASAAV; this is translated from the coding sequence ATGGATGACGTGAAATACGCAAAGGTCCACATCCCGACCGCCAACCCCTTTGTGCTGAACGACTTCAAGCTGGGCGAAACGCCGGCGCTGCTGAAAGCTGAGCTCTACCTTCCAGCCACGGCCAAACCGCCCTTCCCGGCGGTTGTGGTCAACGAGGGGCTGGGCGGCGTGAAGCATGCGCGCGAGCGGCGCTACGGCCGCTTTCTGGCGCAGAACGGCTGCGCCGCGCTGGTGGTGGACAGTTTCGGGACGCGCGGCTACGGCAAGGCGCCTCACCCGATCCGCGCCATCAACGTCACCGAATCGATGATGCTGGCCGACGCGTTCGGCTCCCTCACATGGCTTGCGGCACGAGAGGACGTCGACTCGCAGCGCATCTCCAACATCGGCTTTTCCTATGGCGGGATGATCTGCATCCTCACCGCCTACGAGCAGATGCGCCGCCACTTCGTTGCCGGGGACGAGAAGTTCGCGTCCCACGTCAGCTACTACGGGCCGACGGTGCCGCGGCTGGTGGACTACACCACCACCGGCGCTCCGATCGCGATCCTCAACGGCAAGCTCGACCAGAACTTCAGCCCCGAGCGGCTGGAGCTGATTGTGGAAGACCTGCAAAACGGCGGCTCCGCGGTGGAGAACATGGTGTTCGACAATGTCTATCACCAGTGGGATTCCGACGACCACGAACGCCGGTTCGACCGCTTCAACATCCAGAACCTCAAGACGCGGATCGATCCGGACAACCAGATCATCAGCGAGCGGAGCGGCAACGTGATCCGCGGTTTCACGTCACGCCTGGCGCTGATTGCCCGCGCTGTCAGCCTGAGCGGCTTTCACCTCAAGCGGGACGCCGAAATCATGGCGAAGACCGATGCGCTGCTTCTGCGCTATCTGAAAATCCGTGCCGACGAGACCACGCCCGTTGGGGCCACGCCCTCGAAGGATCATCCCGAGGCGTCCGAGCATCTGCCGCCGGCCGGGCCGACCGAAGCCTCCGCCGCCGTCTGA
- a CDS encoding thioesterase family protein, giving the protein MSRDLPSLRSRFPAAYVLATRWADNDVYGHINNAAYYGLIDTAVNRFMIARAGIDIHAGPLIALVVETGCRYHSALEFPQDIEVALRVERIGRTSVTWNAGLFAAPAAPDDPAAADAHFIHVLVDRNTRRPAPWPDAMRDALAEMIG; this is encoded by the coding sequence ATGTCACGGGATCTGCCGAGCCTTCGGTCCCGATTTCCGGCCGCCTACGTTCTTGCCACCCGGTGGGCGGACAACGACGTTTACGGCCACATCAACAACGCAGCCTATTACGGACTGATCGACACCGCGGTGAACCGGTTCATGATTGCGCGGGCGGGGATCGACATCCACGCCGGCCCGCTGATTGCGCTGGTGGTGGAGACCGGCTGCCGCTACCACAGCGCGCTGGAATTTCCCCAGGACATTGAAGTCGCTCTGCGGGTGGAGCGGATCGGGCGGACCAGCGTGACGTGGAACGCCGGGCTGTTTGCAGCCCCCGCCGCGCCGGACGATCCGGCTGCGGCCGATGCGCATTTCATCCACGTTCTGGTGGACCGCAACACGCGGCGCCCCGCCCCCTGGCCCGATGCCATGCGTGATGCGCTGGCAGAAATGATCGGCTGA
- the bcsN gene encoding cellulose biosynthesis protein BcsN → MGMFLNSRKAHRALAVLFAITVGGCAYNVGGGVGTFSTGRQVPITEAFMVPPPGGPAVIAVLEQRYRNALAQDIILENNTGTPGQNVLYVRAFGPMGRDGGDATLTDDRLQLSDIRGELSERFPGIHMEVSGLYAQNHYGAISYATGRSRSGVNCIYVWQRIAAEPGLFRFKNGSINWRLRLCDPNTSTRDLLLISYGFTVSGYFKSQRWDPYGPPPEPDPRIGKPGAVILPEQPVDPSVVAPVAFGATARPTIKAPRRRRRSAPVRTVSTVETVTRPTVLNQPVPGAAVVPRPENTNLREPEVDSSNLPAIAPRAPTGLTVPLPASPRQGTPAVITPSAPRTLAPPPAGPSLILPNQQDARQGTPQVRVVGLN, encoded by the coding sequence ATGGGAATGTTTCTGAACTCGCGCAAAGCGCATCGCGCATTGGCGGTTCTGTTTGCCATCACCGTTGGTGGTTGCGCATACAATGTGGGGGGCGGCGTCGGTACGTTTTCCACAGGCCGTCAGGTACCGATCACCGAAGCGTTCATGGTGCCGCCGCCCGGCGGTCCTGCCGTGATCGCCGTTCTGGAGCAACGTTATCGCAACGCACTTGCCCAGGACATCATCCTCGAAAACAACACCGGCACGCCGGGCCAGAACGTCCTTTACGTGCGGGCGTTCGGTCCCATGGGGCGCGACGGAGGGGATGCGACGCTGACCGACGACCGGCTGCAGCTTTCCGATATTCGCGGCGAACTCTCGGAGCGTTTTCCCGGCATCCACATGGAAGTGTCCGGCCTCTACGCGCAGAATCACTACGGGGCGATCAGCTACGCCACCGGGCGGTCCCGCTCCGGTGTGAATTGCATCTATGTCTGGCAGCGCATTGCCGCCGAGCCCGGGCTGTTCCGGTTCAAGAACGGCTCCATCAACTGGCGCCTTCGCCTGTGCGATCCCAATACGTCCACGCGGGATCTGCTGCTGATCTCCTACGGCTTTACCGTCAGCGGCTACTTCAAGTCCCAGCGCTGGGACCCGTATGGCCCGCCGCCCGAGCCCGACCCGCGGATCGGCAAGCCCGGCGCCGTCATTCTGCCGGAGCAGCCGGTCGATCCCTCGGTGGTTGCGCCGGTGGCATTCGGTGCGACGGCCCGGCCGACGATCAAGGCCCCGCGTCGCCGCAGACGGTCGGCCCCGGTGCGCACGGTGTCTACGGTGGAGACCGTGACGCGGCCCACCGTTCTGAACCAGCCCGTGCCCGGTGCCGCCGTCGTCCCGCGGCCGGAAAACACCAATCTGCGCGAGCCAGAGGTGGACAGCTCCAACCTCCCGGCCATCGCACCGCGGGCGCCCACCGGCTTGACCGTGCCGCTGCCCGCTTCGCCGCGGCAAGGCACACCGGCGGTCATCACGCCGTCGGCACCGCGGACGCTGGCACCGCCGCCGGCCGGACCGAGCCTGATCTTGCCGAACCAGCAGGATGCCCGTCAGGGCACCCCGCAGGTCCGAGTGGTGGGCCTCAACTGA
- the bcsA gene encoding UDP-forming cellulose synthase catalytic subunit, which produces MRFLVLLLWLFVAAILVFMVTQPVSLDTHFVTSMVIVVIIAILKMFDRKGALRAVVLALGTAVVLRYIYWRTFTTIPPVEELGNFIPGVLLYIAEMYSVVMLFLSLFVVADPLDRTRKVLSKDSPRPTVDVFVPSVNESPQLLATTLSAAKQMDYPADKLTVYLLDDGGTDERTESADPERAAAAQERRRELQQLARDLGVNYLTRSANINAKAGNLNNGLAHSTGEFVVVFDADHAPTRDFLTETLGYFYDDPRMFLVQTPHFFINPDPLEHNLETWNRMPSENEMFYGIIQKGLDKWNGTFFCGSAAVLRRTALEEVGGFSGRSITEDAETSVNLHAQGWNSAFVDRPMIAGLQPETFANFIGQRSRWCQGMMQILLLNSPLFKSGLSIPQRICYMSSMFYWLFPFSRLVFAFAPLFYLFFGLSIFDASGAEFAAYTVTYLLVNILMQNYLWNRVRWPFISELYETIQSVYLIRALGSVIVNPTKPTFKVTTKGETNRTSRISELGGPFYVIFFILTAGVVATIWRLIAQPFAADVTLVVGGWNLFNILLFGAALGVVAERRQLRSSQRVSIDRPAEIIYGDRVIPAKIDDVSIAGARILVPANVLRQIKPGEQIIMRFQPLSPLASNELPLTVRSVVRDEGGVALGSEFSVVDPRQYELVADLVFANSDEWVRFQNRRRKNIGAIRGIVEFLSLAVFQTVRGLSYLFTAAPGSRRGKESAPTSAQQTIAPAAKPEPPRSRYIGADPDAVVSSGAGSTAALHGVPVTRSANSRPDR; this is translated from the coding sequence ATGAGATTCCTGGTTTTGCTACTGTGGCTTTTCGTCGCTGCAATTCTTGTCTTCATGGTGACGCAGCCGGTCAGTCTGGATACCCACTTCGTCACCTCGATGGTGATTGTGGTCATCATCGCCATCCTGAAAATGTTTGACCGCAAGGGCGCGCTTCGGGCGGTTGTGCTGGCGCTCGGCACCGCCGTGGTGCTACGCTACATCTACTGGCGGACCTTCACCACCATCCCGCCGGTGGAAGAACTCGGCAACTTCATTCCGGGCGTCCTCCTCTACATTGCCGAAATGTACTCGGTGGTGATGCTGTTCCTGTCGCTGTTCGTGGTGGCTGACCCGCTCGACCGCACGCGCAAGGTGCTGTCCAAGGATTCGCCGCGGCCCACGGTGGATGTCTTCGTCCCGTCGGTGAACGAGAGCCCGCAGCTTCTGGCGACCACGCTGTCTGCCGCCAAACAGATGGACTACCCGGCGGACAAGCTGACAGTATACCTCCTGGACGATGGCGGCACGGACGAACGCACCGAATCGGCCGACCCCGAGCGCGCAGCCGCCGCGCAGGAGCGCCGCCGCGAACTTCAGCAGCTGGCCCGCGACCTTGGCGTCAACTACCTGACGCGCTCGGCCAACATCAACGCCAAGGCCGGCAACCTCAACAACGGCCTTGCCCACTCGACGGGCGAATTTGTGGTGGTGTTTGACGCCGACCATGCGCCGACGCGGGACTTTCTCACCGAAACGCTGGGTTATTTCTACGACGATCCGCGGATGTTCCTGGTGCAGACGCCGCACTTCTTCATCAACCCCGACCCGCTGGAGCACAACCTCGAAACCTGGAACCGGATGCCGTCCGAGAACGAGATGTTCTACGGCATCATCCAGAAGGGTCTCGACAAGTGGAACGGGACGTTCTTCTGCGGATCGGCGGCAGTCCTGCGTCGCACGGCACTCGAAGAAGTCGGCGGTTTCTCCGGCCGTTCGATCACCGAAGACGCGGAAACGTCGGTCAACCTGCACGCGCAGGGCTGGAACTCGGCATTCGTCGACCGCCCGATGATCGCCGGTCTCCAGCCGGAAACGTTCGCAAACTTCATCGGCCAGCGGTCCCGCTGGTGCCAGGGCATGATGCAGATCCTGCTGCTCAACAGCCCGCTGTTCAAGTCCGGCCTCAGCATTCCGCAGCGCATCTGCTACATGTCGTCGATGTTCTACTGGCTGTTTCCGTTTTCGCGGCTGGTTTTCGCGTTTGCGCCGCTGTTCTACCTGTTTTTCGGCCTGTCGATCTTTGATGCATCCGGCGCGGAATTTGCCGCCTACACGGTCACCTACCTTCTGGTGAACATATTGATGCAGAACTACCTGTGGAACAGGGTGCGCTGGCCGTTCATCTCGGAACTCTACGAGACGATCCAGTCGGTGTATCTGATCCGCGCGCTGGGTTCGGTGATCGTCAATCCCACCAAACCCACCTTCAAGGTGACCACCAAGGGCGAAACCAACCGGACATCGCGTATTTCCGAGCTGGGCGGCCCGTTCTACGTCATCTTCTTCATCCTCACCGCTGGTGTCGTCGCCACCATCTGGCGGCTGATCGCGCAGCCCTTCGCGGCTGACGTGACGCTGGTTGTGGGTGGTTGGAACCTGTTCAACATCCTCCTGTTCGGCGCAGCGCTGGGCGTGGTGGCCGAGCGGCGGCAGCTGCGCTCCTCCCAGCGCGTCTCCATCGACCGGCCGGCCGAAATCATCTACGGCGACCGCGTGATCCCCGCCAAGATCGACGACGTTTCCATCGCCGGCGCCCGTATTCTGGTGCCGGCCAACGTGCTGAGGCAGATCAAGCCTGGCGAGCAGATCATCATGCGCTTCCAGCCCTTGTCGCCGCTGGCGTCCAACGAGCTGCCGCTGACCGTGCGTTCCGTGGTGCGCGACGAAGGCGGCGTCGCGCTCGGCTCCGAGTTCTCCGTGGTCGACCCGCGCCAGTACGAACTGGTGGCCGACCTCGTCTTCGCAAACTCCGACGAGTGGGTCCGCTTCCAGAACCGGCGCCGGAAGAACATCGGCGCAATTCGCGGAATCGTCGAATTTCTGTCACTGGCCGTCTTCCAGACGGTGCGCGGTCTCTCCTACCTGTTCACCGCAGCGCCGGGCAGCCGCCGCGGCAAGGAAAGCGCGCCGACCAGCGCACAGCAGACCATTGCGCCCGCCGCCAAACCGGAGCCGCCCCGCTCGCGCTACATCGGCGCGGACCCGGATGCGGTCGTCTCGTCCGGCGCCGGCTCCACGGCAGCGCTCCACGGAGTGCCTGTCACCCGTTCCGCCAATTCCCGTCCCGACCGCTGA